In Pseudochaenichthys georgianus chromosome 6, fPseGeo1.2, whole genome shotgun sequence, a single window of DNA contains:
- the LOC117448344 gene encoding E3 ubiquitin-protein ligase TRIM39-like, with protein MSATSCLLTEDQCLCSICLDVFTDPVSTPCGHNFCKACISQHWDRNVPSQCPNCKKVFNIKPELRVNTFISEMAAQFRQSAQQKASSSSSEQHVVKPEEAPCDACTGTRLKALKSCLVCLESYCETHLEPHLTRAGLKKHQLIDPEENLESRMCVKHDKLLELFCKTDQVCVCMLCTVLDHKTHDVVPLKEGYEGKKAELGKTEAETQQMIQKRRLKIQEMNRSVELSKEGADREMADGVQVFTTLKESVERSQAELMDTIKEKQRETEEQAEGFIKELEQEVSELKKRSSEVEQLSRSEDQFHLLQSFTSLNAAPPTKNWTEVRVRPPAYEGTVGRAVTQLEETLRKQMKKLLEVELKRVQQSEVELKRVQQSEVELKRVQQSEVEVTLDLDTAHPNLILSDDGKQVKLGDVRKNLPNNPERFDYCPCVLAKQSFSTGRCYHEVQVEGKTQWTLGVARESINRKGQISLSPQKGYWMIWLRNENEYSACAGPPVRLSLKSQPQKVGVFVDYKEGLVSFYDVDAAALIYSFTGCCFREKLYPLFGPCNKDGGENSAPLIISPVNHTE; from the coding sequence ATGTCTGCTACCAGCTGTCTGCTGACTGAAGATCAGTGTCTGTGCTCCATCTGTCTGGATGtgttcactgatccagtaagcACACCATGTGGACACAACTTCTGTAAAGCCTGCATCTCTCAACACTGGGACAGAAATGTCCCGAGTCAGTGTCCCAACTGTAAAAAGGTGTTCAACATAAAGCCTGAGCTGCGGGTCAACACGTTCATCTCTGAGATGGCTGCTCAGTTCAGACAGTCAGCTCAACAgaaagccagcagcagcagctcagagcAACACGTTGTCAAACCAGAAGAAGCTCCCTGTGACgcctgcactggaaccagactgaAGGCCCTGAAGTCCTGCCTGGTGTGTCTGGAGTCCTACTGTGAGACTCACCTGGAGCCTCACCTGACAAGAGCAGGCCTGAAGAAACATCAGCTGATCGACCCTGAGGAGAACCTGGAAAGCAGGATGTGTGTGAAGCACGATAAACTGCTGGAGCTGTTCTGTAAGACCGACcaggtgtgtgtctgcatgctcTGCACTGTTTTAGACCACAAGACACATGATGTTGTTCCTCTGAAAGAAGGATATGAAGGAAAGAAGGCTGAGCTGGGGAAGACAGAGGCTGAAACTcagcagatgatccagaagagacgACTGAAGATCCAGGAGATGAATCGCTCAGTGGAGCTCAGTAAGGAAGGAGCAGACAGAGAGATGGCAGATGGTGTTCAGGTCTTCACCACTCTGAAGGAGTCTGTTGAGAGAAGCCAGGCCGAGCTCATGGACACCATCAaagagaagcagagagagacagaggaacAGGCTGAAGGCTTCATCAAAGAGCTGGAACAGGAAGTCTCTGAGCTGAAGAAGAGGAGCTCTGAGGTGGAGCAGCTCTCACGCTCTGAAGACCAGTTCCACCTCCTCCAAAGCTTCACGTCCCTGAACGCTGCTCCCCCCACCAAGAACTGGACAGAAGTCAGGGTCCGTCCACCTGCATATGAGGGGACTGTGGGGAGAGCTGTGACTCAGCTGGAGGAGACGCTCAGGAAACAGATGAAGAAGCTGCTCGAGGTGGAGCTGAAGAGGGTCCAGCAGTCTGAGGTGGAGCTGAAGAGGGTCCAGCAGTCTGAGGTGGAGCTGAAGAGGGTCCAGCAGTCTGAGGTGGAGGTGACTCTTGATCTTGATACAGCACATCCCAACCTCATCCTGTCTGATGATGGAAAACAAGTTAAACTTGGTGATGTGAGGAAGAATCTCCCAAACAATCCAGAGAGATTTGATTATTGTCCTTGTGTTTTAGCAAAGCAGAGTTTCTCTACAGGAAGATGTTATCACGAGGTTCAGGTTGAAGGGAAGACTCAGTGGACTCTAGGAGTGGCCAGAGAGTCGATCAACAGGAAGGGACAGATCTCACTGTCTCCTCAGAAAGGTTACTGGATGATATGGTTGAGGAATGAAAATGAGTACTCAGCATGTGCTGGTCCTCCAGTCCGTCTCTCTCTGAAGTCTCAGCCTCAGAAGGTGGGGGTGTTTGTGGATTATAAGGAGGGTCTGGTCTCCTTTTATGATGTTGATGCTGCAGCTCTGATCTACTCCTTCACTGGCTGCTGCTTCAGAGAGAAACTCTACCCATTATTTGGTCCTTGTAACAAGGATGGTGGTGAAAACTCTGCCCCTCTGATCATCTCTCCTGTCAATCACACCGAGTAG